The sequence TTCTAGACTAAAAGGTAAATCGTCGGTCTGTGCGAAAATTTGCCACAGGTCGATTAAGTCTTCGGGAGTAGTAGTTTCATCCAGGGAAATACCCACAGCATTTGTATCAAAAACTCGCAAATTAATATTGCGGGCTGTGGCGGCCGCGAGGATTGATTCTTGGTTCTGGGTTCCCAACTCCACGCGCAAAGTATCAAAGAAATATTCAGAACTGACGGTGTAACCGAAGCGCTGTAATCCCGTTGCCAAAATCACAGTTAGTTGGTGGATATTTTCGGCGATCGCCTTTAATCCTTTCGGGCCGTGATACACTGCATACATACTCGCCATCACCGCCAATAGCACCTGCGCTGTGCAGATATTACTAGTAGCTTTTTCTCTGCGGATATGTTGCTCACGGGTTTGTAAAGCTAGACGCAATGCTGGCTGACCGTGGATATCTTTTGATAGACCCACAATTCTTCCGGGAACTTGGCGTTTATACTCTTCCTTCGTCGCCAGATATGCTGCATGAGGCCCCCCAAACCCCAGCGGAATCCCGAAGCGTTGGCTACTACCTACAGCAATATCAGCACCAAATTCACCAGGAGGTGTCAGCAAAGTTAAGCTGAGAATATCTGCGGCTACCGTTACCAATGCACCCTCAGCATGGGCTTTTGCAATAAAAGCACGGTAGTCGTAAATAGTGCCATCACTAGCAGGATATTGGAGAACTGCCCCAAAAATTGGTTGGTCAAAATCAAAATTTTGATGGTCGCCAACGATAATCTTAATTCCTAGAGGCAGAGCGCGAGTTTGCAAAACATCAATAGTTTGAGGATGGCACTCACGAGAGACAAAATAAGCATTAGCTTTATTTTTAGCCACACCATAGCTCAAGCTCATCGCTTCCGCTGCTGCTGTCGCCTCATCTAGCAAGGATGCATTAGCAATTTCCAAACCCGTCAAATCAATAATCACGGTTTGGAAATTCAGCAGTGCTTCTAGTCGTCCTTGGGCAATTTCTGGTTGATAGGGAGTGTAAGCAGTATACCAGCCGGGATTTTCCAGGATATTACGAGCAATCACCGGTGGAGTGATGCAGTCGTAATATCCCATACCAATGAATGAACGGAAAACCTGATTTTTTGTAGCCAATTGCTTTAACCTCGCCAAAGCGGCATACTCACTTTGGGCTGCAGGCAATTGTAAAGCTTGATGTAGGCGAATTCCCTGAGGTACTGTTTGGTCAATCAGTGTATCCAAGTCAGCAATTTCCAACACCCCAAGCATTTGCTGGATATCTTCGGTGTTGGGGCCGATGTGCCTTTTAGCAAAATTATCTGACCTTTGAGCTTTTGCACCCAGCGTCTGCTCAGGACTCGACTGGGGAACAGGAACGGAAGCTACCACAAATTCTTCTCCAGATGCAACTATTTCATATTTTGCAATAAATAGTTTTAATAAGTTAGCAATAATTAATTTATTTATGTAAATTCCATTATTTATTTACACATTAAGGTACTGGGGAATGGGGGTGTGGGGGGTGTGGGGGGTGTGGGGGGTGTGGGAGGTGTGGGAGGCGTAGGAAGATTGTTGCGTCAGCATAAATTCTTTTTCTCCCCATCTCCCCATCTCCCCACCTCCCCATCTCCCCATCTCCCCATCTCCCCACCTCCCCATCACCCCACCTCCCCATCTCCCCACACCCCCTCATCTCTATTCCCTAACCCCTACTCGCCTTCCACCTGAGCACTATACTCGTCTGCACTCATTGCATCTTCAATTTCGTCTGGTTCGTTGACGCGGACTTTCAAAAACCAACCTTCTCCGTAAGGGTCATCTGCGACTTGTTCGGGAGAATTAATTAAGGCTTCGTTGCGTTCAACGACCGTACCGGTGACTGGTGAATTTAATTCTTCCACCGCTTTGACTGATTCGATGGAGCCGAATGTTTCTCCCTTACTTAAAGCGTCGCCAACTTCTGGTAACTCTAAGAACACAACATCGCCTAATTGGTCTACAGCAAACTCAGTAATACCAATGGTGGCAATTTCGCCCTCTAGTCGTACATATTCATGACTATCCAGGTATCTCAAATCCTGAGGATATTCAAAAGACATATTACTTCCTTATCTACATCAAAAAAAATTATCGCCCCAACAGTAATTTAGGTCATATTTGGTAATTAACCATACTGTAGATCGAGTAACTCACACACATTATTCCTTAAAATTCAAGTCTTGGGTTGTTACGAATTGGCAAGACGATGTTTTGAACGATAAAAGGGACGCTTAACTACGGTGGCTGGGTAAACTTTGCTACGAATTTCTACTGCTAGTTGCTGACCTATCTTGGCGAGGTGGGAGGAGACGTAAGCTAAGGCGACGGGATAGCCTAGTGTGGGGGAGAGAGTACCGCTGGTCACTTCTCCGACAACTTCCCCTGCGGATAGTACTTGATAGCCGTGACGAGCAATGTTACGTCCAGACATTTGCAAACCAACTAATCGCCGCTTTGTCCCCTGGGCTTTTTGTTGTGCTAAAACTGCGCGACCGATAAAATCGCTTTTGGTCTCGAGATGAACTAGCCAGCTTAAACCAGCTTCTAAGGGGGTGGTGGTGTCATCGATATCTTGTCCGTAGAGGGCCATTGCGGCTTCCAAGCGCAGGGTGTCCCTCGCACCTAACCCACAGGGAATCACACCTGCATCATAGAGATGTTGCCATAATTTTTTCCCAGTATCTGGGTCTACCATTACTTCAAATCCATCTTCCCCGGTGTAACCTGTACGAGCTAGAAACCCTGGCTGGTCTAGTACTGGGGCTTGGATGTGACCAAAGGCGGGAATTGGTTGTAAATTTGCCTTGACAAAAGGCTGCAGGTGGTGAATTGCATTCGGCCCTTGGACAGCAATCAGGACTTTTTCGTGGGAAAGGTCTTGAAAGGTGATTTGGTTTAAGTCAAGGTGCTGCAATATCCATGCTTTGTCTTTATCGGTGGTGGAAGCATTGACAATAATGACTGCTTGCTGTAGGCAGTTAATGTCTTCACCTTGATAATAGACGATGATATCGTCGATGATACCTGCTTGGGGATTCAGCAGTGTGGTGTATTGTGCTTGACCGGGTTGTAAGCGACTCAAATCTGAGGGAACTAAAAGCTGGAGTTGGGAAATTAAGTTTTTACCTTGGAGGGTAAATTTTCCCATGTGGGATATGTCGAACATCCCAGCCGCATTTCTGACAGCTTCGTGTTCACGAGTAATACCAGTAAATTGTACTGGCATTTCCCAGCCGCCAAAGCTGGTAAAACGGGCTTTGAGTTCTAAACCTAGTTGATATAAAGGGGTTTGCAGCAGCAATTGGGCAATTTCTTCTTGATTAGCCACAGTTATTTTTACGATCGCACTTCAACATCTATCTATCCTACGAGATCATACTTAGTTTGACAGATTTAGCGATCGCACTACCAGCTTCAAATGCCTAAATCTTTCAATGCTAGACGAATCTGCTCTACACGCCTGCGGTTAACGCCTAAATCTGATTCTCCCACCCGCGATGCCGAGCGCACATGAATTACCGACTCATTGGTGGGGAAATAAAACTCTACATCATCAATAAACTTGAAGATGCGGCTTTTAGAAAGAGCGTGGATGTAATCTTGGGTTTGTTCTATCACCTCGGTGCGGGGAACAACACTGAGAACTTTCAGTAAAACTTCCTGAGCTGCTTTCCGGTCTACATGATAGCTAATCGGGTCAATTGCGTGTTTGGTGTCAGCATTTTGACTGACAACACAATTATCTGAAGCCGGACAAGAACTTAAATGATTATCAGTAACTCCCAAGCTAGAAGTAGCCCAAGTGGCAGCGGGAAAAATTAAACTGTTGAGCAAGGTCAGCAATAGTACCAAAATCATACTTCTGAAGAACCGCCGTGCGATCGCTCTGAGCAAACTAGACATGATCAAATTACTCCTCAACCTAATATCGTTATTAGCTTACCAATAGAACTAGCGATCGCACCTGTTCTCATCCTCACTGTTCCAGTCCCGATTACGGTTTAATAGTTAAATGTTGGCAGTGTTGAGATTTATTAAGAAGACGTTATGAAATATTGGCGAATACTGGCTAGCTTTGTTTTAGCTCTGGTTCTTTTTTCGTTTCCTGTTTCGGCACAAGCGGCTAGTTCCTCCAGTGTAACTAGTACAGCTGTCAATGAAGAATATAGCGGCAAGGATTTATCTGGTCAAAATTTAATCAAGGCCGAGTTTACGAGTTTCATTCTCAAGGATACTAATTTTAGTAATGCTGACCTACGCGGTGGGGTGTTTAACGGTACGATTTTAGAAGGCGTGAATCTACACGGTGTAGATTTTAGTGAAGGCATCGCTTATCTGGCAAAATTCAAGAACACCGATTTAAGCGATGCAGTGCTAACAGATGCAATGATGTTGCGTTCCACATTCGAGCGAGTTGACGTGACTGGTGCTGATTTCACCAATGCAGTTTTAGATGGAATGCAAGTTAAGCGATTGTGTGTCCAAGCCAAGGGCGTGAATTCCAAAACTGGCGTAGATACTCGTGAATCTCTAGGTTGTCGGTAGATTTTTAACTCAAACCTCCCCGCACATGGGGAGTGTGGGGAGATGGGGAGGTGGGGAGGTAGGGAGATGGGGAGTGTGGGAAGATGGAGATTAAAGTGTGAGCTTTTGAGCCTGAAACTCGGATTTCAGAACTCAAAACATCCTGCTCAGAACCCAAAGCTTCCCCACATCACCCCATCACCCCATCACCCCATCACCCCATCACCCCATCACCCCATCACCCCATCACCCCATCACCCCATCACCCCATCACTTCTTAAAGTTGTCGCAACCAGCTCACTTGTTCCCAGACGGCTTTGAGGGAGACTAGGTTTTTACGATTAAACCAATGTTTCCCAGCGGTGCGGAATTGTCCTTTAGCTGCTGCTTGTACTCCATCACTGATGGCGACGCCGACATGTTGCATGACGCTGGAGTCACGATAACAATCAATCATACAGGCAGTGCAACCATCCCGGACTCGTTGGGAATTATCAAACTCGCTGATGTGACACATAGGTTGCTCCCAATTGTGGCAGCGATAAAGGTTAAGATGCCAGTCGAGATAAAACTGTTTCCAGCCACCGAGACAGCTAAATTGTTCTGCTTCACCGAGTAAATGACGCTGCATATCTTCAATGGAGGCGGTGGGATTGACAACTTGGAAGCTGCGTTTGAGAGCTTTGACTGTCTCGAAACGCTGTTGCAATTCCTCAATGGTGTAATCTACTAAATTAGATTCGGCAAAACCTAGGTAAGAAGACCCCAAGGTAGTGAGTGGATAGGAGAAGGTGACGCTATCGAATCCGAGAGATTCGAGGAATGGGGGTAGTTGAGAATATTCGTCCACTAGCCGACTCATAGTTACAGAGGCGGTAGTATGAATTTTACGACGTTGGAAGTGGCTATTGGCATCACGAATGCGATCGCACACGCCCTTGAGTCCCCGATTTTGTTCATGCTTCTCGGCTTCGGCTGCATCAATGGAAATTATCACGCTGACTAGTCCCGCGTCAGCCATTTCCTCAATTCGTTTTGCTGTCAGCAGGGAACCGTTAGTCACTAACATCGGTGCCATGCCAATACTAGATGCATGAGCAATCATCTCATTTAACTGGGGATGAGCCATTGGCTCCCCACCCACATAGATTAAAAAATATACCCCATTGCGGTAAAGAATTTCTGCCGCTTGCTTCGCTTCCTCCAGTGTGACAGTATGTCGCGCCTCCGGAGGCATTTTATCGACCGCAAAATTACAGAACCCACAACGAGCATTGCATACACTAGTAATAGCAAACTGACAAGTAGCCGGGCCACCATCCCACACTGCTTGTAGCGCCATTTGCCATAGCGATCGCTTTTTAGCTCTCACTGCTAAACTATCTTGAGACATAACGTTAATCTTTCTTACGCATTGACAGTACATCTTAAATATGAATACCGAGATTAAACTCAGCAAGACTGTCGCCAGTCCTGCTGGTCTTCAAAACCGTGCATGAAACTTTCACCTCACACGGCTCCTCAATGACTTGACCCTTGTCATGGGTACTTCCCGCTTACCACATCACATTTGTTTCTGTATCGCTCTTATGTCGGTCATAAGAGTTGTCAGTGGCAGTTTTAACGTGGTGACAATGCCTATGTAAGGCTTGTAGATTATCATATATATCCTTTCCACTAACCGATTTAGGGATAATATGGTCAATCTCAATTAAATCGTCTTCTCTAAAGTACAGTCCGCAGTGGGCACATTTCCCTTTTTGCTTCTTGAGTAGTGTTGCTATCTTTTTAGGTACTAGGGGATGATTGCCCTTTCTTGCACTCCAGTATTTTAAGTTTCCATTGAACGGTGAAGCGTCACCTTTTACCTTTACGTGTCTCACAATTTCTTTTTGTGAGTGTTTGAATAGCTTCACTGTGACTTCACCGTTCTCTGTTGCTGCAAATACCCAATTTTCGCCGCCTACTGTGTGCCAATATTTATTGGCTACCCAACTACCTGATTTCTTGGAATGACGGCGTTTTCCCCAGCGTTTTAACTTCAGATACACTAGTCTGCCTAACTTTGAAAATATCTCTTTACTCACAACTGTTGAATAATAGTTTACCCATCCCCTTATTACCGGGTTAAGTTTACTGATTAGTGCTTCCTGTGGAGCGCTTTTGTGGTTATCGATTATTCTGGCTATGTCGTCGTAGTGTTTCTTTATTGCTTTGTCGCTGGGCTTGATGAGTGTTTTAAATCCTAACTTCTTGCCATGTCCGTTTTTTCCAGAGTTATTCTTCCCCACTTTGTATTGTTTTACATGGAAACCAAGGAAGTTAAATCCTATATCTTGGGAGTTTACTCTATCAAGGAATTTGAAAGTTGAGACAATGCGGGTTTTGTTAGAATTTAATTCCAGTCCCATTTCTGCTAACCACTCTTTTACTCTTTCCTTGAGTAATATTATGTGAGCCTCATAAGGTGCAAGAATTACGAAGTCATCAGCATATCTGATTAGGGATATGCTGTAGATATTCGACCATCTGAGAGTAAATAACGGGTTACTTCGTTCCGAATAACAATGCTATGTATCTTTAGAATGACACTCTTCACCGGGTTTGTTAGGGGTGCTAACTGGTCAGGATTTAAGCTGCCAATCCCATATCCTTTACCATTTTGGTTATAGCGATTCAGCCTAATTGCGCTATTTAAAATTAACGATGATTCGGACGTGTCTTTAAGCCTTAGCCTTATTCATGGATACTTTGCTTGACGGTTACTGCGTTAGGCTTGCAGTACTTTCGCCTTTTATTCCCGCTTTACCGATTGATGGCTAGTCTCTACAGTAGGGAATATGCTTTCACTCCAGCACTTAGAGGATGGGTTATGCTCCCATATTGTTATTCAGTTATCATAAGATTCACAAGAGTCTTATGCGGCTAATCCTCCTAAAAGCTTACTAGGCTTGGTTTCTAGCCAACGAGTCGCACTAAATCATATATTTCGTAGGGGCACAGCACTGCTGTGCCCTTTGTGCCCTTTGTGCCCTTTGTGCCCTTTGTGCCCTTTGTGCCCTTTGTGCCCTTTGTGCCCTTTGTGCCCTCTGTACCGTCAATCGCACGAGTCTGTTGAGGAGCAAAGTTATAGGACGATTTCCATTGAGAATGGTACACCATGATATCGTTTGGTGTTAGGGCACGGCAGTGCCGTGCCCCTACGGACACACCTGGCGTCAACAAGAATCGTCTTCAAATTTGGTAACGACCAATTGTCATCAATACATATCATGATTAATTTGTAAAGTACCTATCCCCTATCTTCCATTCCCCTTACTTCCCAAACACACTTCCGAGGGCGCGGGCCATGTTTTGCGGTTGCATTGCATCTATAGCGGCGGTGGGTTCATAGCCGCAATGAACCATACAGTCAGCGCATTTGGGATTACCGCTGGCGCGACCGTATTGACTCCAGTCGGTGTCTTGGATTAACTCTTTAAAGGTGCTGTAATAGCCTTCGTTCAGCAAATAGCAAGGTTTTTGCCAACCTAAGACGCTGTAGCTGGGGCTACCCCAAGGGGTGCATTCATATTCCTTCTCACCTGTGAGGAAGTCTAGAAATAATGGGTTGTGATTGAAGTTCCAGTTTTTGTCACCAGCTTTGTAGGGAGCGAGGATTTGGCGGAAGAGGGCGCGTGTTTGTTCGCGGTTGAGGAAATGCTCTTGATCTGGTGCCCACTCGTAACTGTAACCTGGGGATATCATCATTCCGTCAGTATCAAGAGTTTCGAGGAAATCAAAAAACTCTTGCATTTCTTGAGGATTGCAACCTTCAAAAATAGTAGTGTTAGTAGCTACGCGAAAACCTTGAGCTTTGGCGGCGCGAATGGCTTTGACTGCAGTGTCAAACACACCTTGACGATCTACACATTTATCATGCCATTCTCGCAACCCATCTAAATGGACGCTGAAGGTCAGGTATGGTGAAGGTTGAAACTTGTGCAAACTTTTTTCAAACAATAAACCGTTAGTGCACAAATAAATATACTTTTTGCGCTCAATTAATCCCTGAACAATTTCACCAATTTGGGGATGTAATAGCGGTTCTCCTCCAGGAATTGAAACCACCGGCGCGCCGCATTCTTCAACTGCAGCGAAGCACTGTTCTGGGGTGAGGTTTTGTTTCAATATTTCTACTGGATGCTGGATTTTACCACAGCCTGTGCAAGCTAAATTACAGCGGAAAAGAGGCTCCAACATTAAAACCAGGGGAAAACGTTTGCGCCCTTTTAAGCGTTGAGTGACTAAATATTTGCCGATATCTACGGCTTGTTGTAAGTTAACTGCCATGATTACGAACACTCCTCTAAACGGAAAACACCACAAGAAAGGATGAAGGATGTCATTTAACGTATCCTTCGCTGACAAACCAATTAACTGCATCTTGCAGTGCGGTTGTCAAGTCAGACTGGGGTAGACCTAACTCTCGTACCGCCTTGGAAGGATCATAATACATTGGTTGTTGGGACATCCGCACTCCGTCTAATGGGACTGAGGGAGATTTGCCTAAAGGTGCGAGAATTTTCTCATCAACCCAAGCCACACTCAAAGGTAGCCAAGCGGGTACGGTGCTTTGGGGTGCTGGTATACCTGTAATTTGAGCCAGTTGATCGAGTAGTTGTTTTAAAGTCAGGTTTTGATGTCCTAAGATATAGCGATCGCCTGATTTTCCCTTTTGCAAAGCTAGTAAATGTCCCCAAGCCACATCCCGCACATCGATAAAATTTAAACCAGTATCCACATAAACGGGCATTTGTCGTTTCAAAAACCGCAGGATAATATCCCCTGTGGGGGTTGGTTTGATATCTAGAGGCCCAATTGGGCTGCTAGGATTAACCACAACTATTTCTTGTCCTGCATTTGCTGCTGCTATAGCTGCTTGTTCTGCCAAAAATTTTGATTTTTTGTAATCACCCACCAATTTCTCTAGGGGACTCTGAT is a genomic window of Fortiea contorta PCC 7126 containing:
- the gcvT gene encoding glycine cleavage system aminomethyltransferase GcvT; translation: MANQEEIAQLLLQTPLYQLGLELKARFTSFGGWEMPVQFTGITREHEAVRNAAGMFDISHMGKFTLQGKNLISQLQLLVPSDLSRLQPGQAQYTTLLNPQAGIIDDIIVYYQGEDINCLQQAVIIVNASTTDKDKAWILQHLDLNQITFQDLSHEKVLIAVQGPNAIHHLQPFVKANLQPIPAFGHIQAPVLDQPGFLARTGYTGEDGFEVMVDPDTGKKLWQHLYDAGVIPCGLGARDTLRLEAAMALYGQDIDDTTTPLEAGLSWLVHLETKSDFIGRAVLAQQKAQGTKRRLVGLQMSGRNIARHGYQVLSAGEVVGEVTSGTLSPTLGYPVALAYVSSHLAKIGQQLAVEIRSKVYPATVVKRPFYRSKHRLANS
- a CDS encoding group II intron maturase-specific domain-containing protein, producing the protein MYSISLIRYADDFVILAPYEAHIILLKERVKEWLAEMGLELNSNKTRIVSTFKFLDRVNSQDIGFNFLGFHVKQYKVGKNNSGKNGHGKKLGFKTLIKPSDKAIKKHYDDIARIIDNHKSAPQEALISKLNPVIRGWVNYYSTVVSKEIFSKLGRLVYLKLKRWGKRRHSKKSGSWVANKYWHTVGGENWVFAATENGEVTVKLFKHSQKEIVRHVKVKGDASPFNGNLKYWSARKGNHPLVPKKIATLLKKQKGKCAHCGLYFREDDLIEIDHIIPKSVSGKDIYDNLQALHRHCHHVKTATDNSYDRHKSDTETNVMW
- a CDS encoding pentapeptide repeat-containing protein, with product MKYWRILASFVLALVLFSFPVSAQAASSSSVTSTAVNEEYSGKDLSGQNLIKAEFTSFILKDTNFSNADLRGGVFNGTILEGVNLHGVDFSEGIAYLAKFKNTDLSDAVLTDAMMLRSTFERVDVTGADFTNAVLDGMQVKRLCVQAKGVNSKTGVDTRESLGCR
- the gcvH gene encoding glycine cleavage system protein GcvH, with the protein product MSFEYPQDLRYLDSHEYVRLEGEIATIGITEFAVDQLGDVVFLELPEVGDALSKGETFGSIESVKAVEELNSPVTGTVVERNEALINSPEQVADDPYGEGWFLKVRVNEPDEIEDAMSADEYSAQVEGE
- a CDS encoding DUF1499 domain-containing protein, with the protein product MSSLLRAIARRFFRSMILVLLLTLLNSLIFPAATWATSSLGVTDNHLSSCPASDNCVVSQNADTKHAIDPISYHVDRKAAQEVLLKVLSVVPRTEVIEQTQDYIHALSKSRIFKFIDDVEFYFPTNESVIHVRSASRVGESDLGVNRRRVEQIRLALKDLGI
- a CDS encoding radical SAM protein, with the protein product MSQDSLAVRAKKRSLWQMALQAVWDGGPATCQFAITSVCNARCGFCNFAVDKMPPEARHTVTLEEAKQAAEILYRNGVYFLIYVGGEPMAHPQLNEMIAHASSIGMAPMLVTNGSLLTAKRIEEMADAGLVSVIISIDAAEAEKHEQNRGLKGVCDRIRDANSHFQRRKIHTTASVTMSRLVDEYSQLPPFLESLGFDSVTFSYPLTTLGSSYLGFAESNLVDYTIEELQQRFETVKALKRSFQVVNPTASIEDMQRHLLGEAEQFSCLGGWKQFYLDWHLNLYRCHNWEQPMCHISEFDNSQRVRDGCTACMIDCYRDSSVMQHVGVAISDGVQAAAKGQFRTAGKHWFNRKNLVSLKAVWEQVSWLRQL
- the hpnA gene encoding hopanoid-associated sugar epimerase; its protein translation is MTQIFVTGGTGFIGSHVVRLLLREGYKVKALVRPSSNLDNLKGLEVEIVKGDLNDSHLWQQMHGCRYLFHIAAHYSLWQKDKELLYRHNVVGTRNVLASAQQAGIERTVYTSSVAAIGVGTSGTVVDETYQSPLEKLVGDYKKSKFLAEQAAIAAANAGQEIVVVNPSSPIGPLDIKPTPTGDIILRFLKRQMPVYVDTGLNFIDVRDVAWGHLLALQKGKSGDRYILGHQNLTLKQLLDQLAQITGIPAPQSTVPAWLPLSVAWVDEKILAPLGKSPSVPLDGVRMSQQPMYYDPSKAVRELGLPQSDLTTALQDAVNWFVSEGYVK
- the hpnH gene encoding adenosyl-hopene transferase HpnH, whose translation is MAVNLQQAVDIGKYLVTQRLKGRKRFPLVLMLEPLFRCNLACTGCGKIQHPVEILKQNLTPEQCFAAVEECGAPVVSIPGGEPLLHPQIGEIVQGLIERKKYIYLCTNGLLFEKSLHKFQPSPYLTFSVHLDGLREWHDKCVDRQGVFDTAVKAIRAAKAQGFRVATNTTIFEGCNPQEMQEFFDFLETLDTDGMMISPGYSYEWAPDQEHFLNREQTRALFRQILAPYKAGDKNWNFNHNPLFLDFLTGEKEYECTPWGSPSYSVLGWQKPCYLLNEGYYSTFKELIQDTDWSQYGRASGNPKCADCMVHCGYEPTAAIDAMQPQNMARALGSVFGK